The sequence GCCGGGATTCGCATGGCAAGTTCGCCGGCGACCATCGGCCGCACTATGCAGGAGGCGTTAGGAAAATAATATGGCTATTGAGAAAACCTTATCGATCGTTAAACCGGATGCCGTGGCGCGAAATCTCATTGGCCCGATTCTCAGTAAATTCGAAGCGGCCGGGCTAAGAATCGCCGCCGGCAAATTGATTCGCCTGACGCCGGAGCGGGCCCAAGCTTTTTATGCCGTGCACAAGGCGCGGCCGTTTTTTCAGGGCTTGTGCGATTACATGTCGTCAGGGCCGATCTTCGTTTCGGTGCTCGAGGGCGAAAACGCCATCGCCAAGAATCGCGAAGCGATGGGCGCCACCGATCCCGCCAAGGCGGCAGCGGGTACGGTGCGCAAGGATTTCGGTCAAGACATCGAAAAAAATGCCGTGCATGGTTCCGATGCGCCGGAAACCGCCGCCGCGGAGATCGCTTTTTATTTCAAGCCTGATGAATTGTTCTGAGCGAAAGTTCTCGCCGACGCTGGCGCCGTGAAACCGAATATCAAAGATTTGCCGGCCCATGAACTCGCCCAGTTTCTCCTCGTGGGCAAGCATCCCGCCTATCGGGCCAAGCAGATTCGCCAGTGGCTGTTTCAAAAACATGCCTTGACCTTTAGCGAGATGACCAATCTCTCGCAGGGGTTGCGGGAAGAGTTAGATCGCGAGTATTGCATCAGCCGGCCGACGATTTTGCATCGTGCCGACGCCCGCGACGGCACGATCAAATTCCTGTTTGGCCTCGCCGACGGGACGAGCATCGAAAGCGTGCTGATCCCGGAAAGTCATCGTTTGACGCTGTGCATTTCGAGCCAAGCCGGCTGCGGCTTTGGCTGCGCCTTTTGCGCCACCGCGGTGCTCGGCTTGCA is a genomic window of Deltaproteobacteria bacterium containing:
- a CDS encoding nucleoside-diphosphate kinase, encoding MAIEKTLSIVKPDAVARNLIGPILSKFEAAGLRIAAGKLIRLTPERAQAFYAVHKARPFFQGLCDYMSSGPIFVSVLEGENAIAKNREAMGATDPAKAAAGTVRKDFGQDIEKNAVHGSDAPETAAAEIAFYFKPDELF